The following are encoded in a window of Rosa chinensis cultivar Old Blush chromosome 4, RchiOBHm-V2, whole genome shotgun sequence genomic DNA:
- the LOC112199050 gene encoding uncharacterized protein LOC112199050 has product MGKELAIWNEGLVDVFCDICIKEVDNNNRPHTHFNPEGWGKETGLGWDHKRQIIDASDEWWRLKIEKNKEYGKLKKKGIAPDFEDKLNKMFMGISATGQHAYSPSSALPIPRSPQQGDNEVNLEVSGDSEDNDDLASLCLKEKEMRELRKAIESRSTKTSMINKSVEEGGGTSIKDVMKDVTSLPGVEQGWEGSAHDTRVFLSVLRDPEMNFPKPPPGNIML; this is encoded by the exons ATGGGAAAAGAGTTGGCTATTTGGAATGAGGGTTTAGTAGATGTTTTTTGTGACATATGTATCAAGGAGGTGGATAACAATAATCGTCCACATACTCATTTTAATCCGGAGGGATGG GGAAAAGAGACCGGTCTTGGGTGGGATCACAAGCGTCAAATTATAGATGCATCTGATGAGTGGTGGCGCCTCAAGATTGAG AAAAACAAGGAATATGGAAAGTTAAAGAAAAAGGGAATTGCACCCGATTTTGAAGACAAGTTGAATAAGATGTTCATGGGTATTTCAGCCACTGGTCAGCATGCATATTCACCATCTTCTGCACTACCTATCCCTAGAAGTCCACAGCAAGGTGACAATGAGGTGAACCTTGAAGTTAGTGGTGACTCTGAGGACAATGATGATTTGGCCTCACTCtgcctaaaagaaaaagaaatgagagAGCTGAGAAAG GCAATTGAGAGTAGGAGCACAAAAACTTCCATGATCAATAAAAGTGTAGAAGAAGGTGGAGGCACCAGTATTAAGGACGTGATGAAGGATGTCACCTCATTGCCTGGTGTTGAGCAGG GATGGGAAGGGTCTGCTCATGATACAAGAGTGTTTCTATCGGTACTTCGAGATCCCGAAATGAATTTTCCTAAACCTCCACCAG GAAATATTATGTTGTAG
- the LOC112199051 gene encoding uncharacterized protein LOC112199051 yields MDEDDYLTEAFRTEVQKSCRMSGLVTFNLLGCDWNVRGYVSPANGCFIIGELNNVHSCKGVLRKQKHELLGSKIVKTCIEEDISYNLSLKSREIISKFKLAYGFDISYKVAWKAKKKVREMNYGSEDDSFNKLTRYKEAVFESNSGSSFVLEGDPSSNRFQRLFLAYAGCIKGFEFCLHVLFVDGTFGKSVYKGQILCATEKNGNHGSPVLKDDVKKKFFKLAYSCTEKEYHFHLRELREVSGADIVDPFLADLPLQNWCRAFFPGCCYGIMANSVAESFNAWFAVERDMPVYTTLDQTRIKVMQMMGDRRDEAQLWTSQLTPVMECRLKEGIEKVCHFNVHYSHANVYEVRSKVFLCCGPWNSVMLVKCYDFPIYPISNVDMASSESASNDFILSSNAKRPPGRPRLKRFKSGGGCEKKLIHCGRCGKMGQHNKNTCTEPI; encoded by the exons atggatgaagatgattaCCTCACTGAGGCATTTAGGACTGAAGTTCAAAAGTCTTGTCGAATGAGTGGGCTAGTTACATTCAATTTGTTGG GATGTGATTGGAATGTTCGTGGTTATGTATCTCCTGCAAATGGATGCTTTATAATTGGTGAGTTGAACAATGTCCACTCTTGCAAAGGTGTTCTTCGGAAGCAAAAACATGAGCTTTTGGGATCGAAAATTGTCAAGACATGTATTGAAGAGGACATTAGCTATAACTTATCATTGAAGTCGAGAGAAATTATCAGCAAGTTCAAGTTAGCTTATGGGTTTGATATATCgtacaaggttgcttggaaagcaaagaagaaggttAGGGAAATGAATTATGGTTCTGAGGATGATTCGTTTAACAAGTTAACAAGGTATAAGGAAGCTGTATTTGAGAGTAACTCGGGATCTTCGTTTGTTTTGGAAGGCGATCCATCGAGCAATCGGTTTCAGAGGCTTTTCCTAGCTTATGCAGGCTGCATTAAAGGCTTTGAATTTTGTCTTCATGTCTTGTTTGTCGATGGGACTTTTGGGAAGAGTGTCTACAAGGGGCAGATACTTTGTGCAACTGAAAAGAATGGAAATCATG GGTCTCCTGTTTTGAAAGATGATGTTAAAAAGAAGTTTTTTAAGTTGGCATATTCATGCACTGAAAAGGAATATCATTTTCATTTAAGAGAGTTGAGAGAAGTTAGTGGGGCTGATATTGTAGATCCATTTCTTGCTGATTTACCTCTTCAAAATTGGTGCCGCGCATTTTTCCCTGGATGTTGTTATGGAATTATGGCTAATAGTGTAGCTGAATCTTTTAATGCTTGGTTTGCTGTTGAGCGTGATATGCCAGTATACACTACGCTTGATCAGACTCGAATTAAGGTGATGCAGATGATGGGCGATAGGAGAGACGAGGCGCAACTTTGGACCTCGCAACTTACTCCTGTTATGGAGTGTCGTTTGAAAGAAGGTATAGAGAAAGTTTGCCATTTCAATGTGCATTACTCCCATGCAAATGTTTATGAAGTGAGATCGAAAGTATTCTTATGTTGTGGACCTTGGAACTCTGTCATGCTCGT GAAGTGCTATGATTTTCCAATTTATCCAATTTCTAATGTTGATATGGCTTCTTCGGAATCTGCTAGCAATGACTTCATACTTTCTTCAAATGCAAAGAGGCCTCCCGGGAGGCCTAGGCTGAAGAGGTTCAAGTCTGGAGGAGGGTGTGAAAAGAAGCTTATTCATTGCGGCCGATGTGGCAAAATGGGACAGCATAACAAGAATACCTGCACTGAACCTATTTGA
- the LOC112198540 gene encoding 5'-3' exonuclease isoform X3 — MVHILFMACSFSSLLHFQSLWRSFKLFGPGAHKRLGHHLRTPNKLTCLHFSPITSAKGHCNLATSVHSALPGLVHDNGDLLVDSGKREEKIVYSNPSNAKLHHGHLTHADGNGDWVLTIFTALSLIIDVLQFVPSHVAVVFDHDGGSFGQTSVSSKESVRGKGMNFRHTLYPAYKSNRPPTPDTIVQGLQYLKASLKSMSITVIEVPGVEADDVIGTLAVRSVDNGYKVRVVSPDKDFFQILSPSLRLLRIASRGFEMVSFGMEDFAKKYGTLQPSQFVDVMSLVGDKCDNIPGVDGIGNVHALQLITKFASLENLLQCVHQVEEERIRKALIAGAEQAILSKNLALLRSDLPFYMVPFNTKDLAFIKPEDDGEKFRSLLTAISAYAEGFSADPVIRRAFYLWNKLQNHNHVS; from the exons ATGGTTCATATCTTATTTATGGCCTGCTCTTTCTCTTCGCTGCTTCACTTTCAATCCCTTTGGAGAAGCTTCAAGTTGTTTGGCCCAGGAGCTCACAAGAGGCTCGGGCACCACTTGCGCACTCCCAACAAGCTCACTTGTCTCCATTTTTCTCCTATAACATCCGCAAAG gGACATTGTAATCTAGCCACCAGTGTTCACTCTGCATTACCCGGACTTGTTCATGACAATGGAGATTTGCTGGTTGATTCAGGGAAGCGTGAAGAGAAAATTGTATATAGTAACCCTTCAAATG CCAAGTTACACCATGGCCATCTGACACATGCTGATGGAAATGGAGATTGGGTGCTGACCATATTTACAGCGCTTTCTCTT ATAATTGATGTGCTACAGTTTGTTCCTTCCCATGTGGCG GTGGTGTTTGACCATGATG GAGGTTCATTTGGTCAAACTAGTGTTTCATCCAAAGAAAGTGTTAGAGGAAAAG GCATGAATTTTCGTCATACTTTATACCCCGCATACAAGAGCAATCGCCCCCCTACACCAGATACCATTGTTCAGGGACTTCAGTACTTGAAAGCATCCCTCAAATCTATGTCCATCACGGTGATTGAG GTTCCAGGTGTGGAAGCTGATGATGTGATTGGAACATTGGCTGTTAGGAGTGTTGATAATGGTTACAAG GTACGAGTTGTCTCCCCAGACAAAGACTTTTTTCAGATCCTATCTCCTTCATTGCGTCTTCTACGAATTGCTTCACGTGGCTTTGA GATGGTTTCGTTTGGAATGGAGGACTTTGCTAAAAAATATGGAACCTTGCAACCCTCTCAGTTTGTTGATGTGATGTCACTTGTTGGTGACAAATGTGATAACATTCCAG GGGTTGATGGAATTGGAAACGTTCATGCTCTGCAACTCATCACTAAATTTG CCTCATTGGAGAATTTGTTGCAGTGTGTGCATCAAGTTGAGGAAGAACGAATCAGAAAG GCCTTGATAGCAGGTGCTGAACAGGCTATATTAAGCAAGAACTTG GCACTATTACGTTCTGATCTTCCATTCTACATGGTACCATTCAATACAAAAGATCTGGCATTTATAAAACCCGAG GATGATGGAGAGAAATTCAGGAGTCTCTTGACTGCCATTAGTGCATATGCGGAAGGATTTTCTGCTGATCCAGTCATAAGAAGAGCATTTTACTTATGGAACAAACTACAAAACCATAACCATGTTTCCTAG
- the LOC112198540 gene encoding DNA polymerase I, thermostable isoform X1, with product MVHILFMACSFSSLLHFQSLWRSFKLFGPGAHKRLGHHLRTPNKLTCLHFSPITSAKGHCNLATSVHSALPGLVHDNGDLLVDSGKREEKIVYSNPSNGRVMLIDGTSIIYRSYYKLLAKLHHGHLTHADGNGDWVLTIFTALSLIIDVLQFVPSHVAVVFDHDGGSFGQTSVSSKESVRGKGMNFRHTLYPAYKSNRPPTPDTIVQGLQYLKASLKSMSITVIEVPGVEADDVIGTLAVRSVDNGYKVRVVSPDKDFFQILSPSLRLLRIASRGFEMVSFGMEDFAKKYGTLQPSQFVDVMSLVGDKCDNIPGVDGIGNVHALQLITKFASLENLLQCVHQVEEERIRKALIAGAEQAILSKNLALLRSDLPFYMVPFNTKDLAFIKPEDDGEKFRSLLTAISAYAEGFSADPVIRRAFYLWNKLQNHNHVS from the exons ATGGTTCATATCTTATTTATGGCCTGCTCTTTCTCTTCGCTGCTTCACTTTCAATCCCTTTGGAGAAGCTTCAAGTTGTTTGGCCCAGGAGCTCACAAGAGGCTCGGGCACCACTTGCGCACTCCCAACAAGCTCACTTGTCTCCATTTTTCTCCTATAACATCCGCAAAG gGACATTGTAATCTAGCCACCAGTGTTCACTCTGCATTACCCGGACTTGTTCATGACAATGGAGATTTGCTGGTTGATTCAGGGAAGCGTGAAGAGAAAATTGTATATAGTAACCCTTCAAATGGTAGAGTAATGCTCATTGACGGCACATCCATCATCTATAGATCATACTACAAGCTTCTCG CCAAGTTACACCATGGCCATCTGACACATGCTGATGGAAATGGAGATTGGGTGCTGACCATATTTACAGCGCTTTCTCTT ATAATTGATGTGCTACAGTTTGTTCCTTCCCATGTGGCG GTGGTGTTTGACCATGATG GAGGTTCATTTGGTCAAACTAGTGTTTCATCCAAAGAAAGTGTTAGAGGAAAAG GCATGAATTTTCGTCATACTTTATACCCCGCATACAAGAGCAATCGCCCCCCTACACCAGATACCATTGTTCAGGGACTTCAGTACTTGAAAGCATCCCTCAAATCTATGTCCATCACGGTGATTGAG GTTCCAGGTGTGGAAGCTGATGATGTGATTGGAACATTGGCTGTTAGGAGTGTTGATAATGGTTACAAG GTACGAGTTGTCTCCCCAGACAAAGACTTTTTTCAGATCCTATCTCCTTCATTGCGTCTTCTACGAATTGCTTCACGTGGCTTTGA GATGGTTTCGTTTGGAATGGAGGACTTTGCTAAAAAATATGGAACCTTGCAACCCTCTCAGTTTGTTGATGTGATGTCACTTGTTGGTGACAAATGTGATAACATTCCAG GGGTTGATGGAATTGGAAACGTTCATGCTCTGCAACTCATCACTAAATTTG CCTCATTGGAGAATTTGTTGCAGTGTGTGCATCAAGTTGAGGAAGAACGAATCAGAAAG GCCTTGATAGCAGGTGCTGAACAGGCTATATTAAGCAAGAACTTG GCACTATTACGTTCTGATCTTCCATTCTACATGGTACCATTCAATACAAAAGATCTGGCATTTATAAAACCCGAG GATGATGGAGAGAAATTCAGGAGTCTCTTGACTGCCATTAGTGCATATGCGGAAGGATTTTCTGCTGATCCAGTCATAAGAAGAGCATTTTACTTATGGAACAAACTACAAAACCATAACCATGTTTCCTAG
- the LOC112198540 gene encoding flap endonuclease Xni isoform X2 → MVHILFMACSFSSLLHFQSLWRSFKLFGPGAHKRLGHHLRTPNKLTCLHFSPITSAKGHCNLATSVHSALPGLVHDNGDLLVDSGKREEKIVYSNPSNGRVMLIDGTSIIYRSYYKLLAKLHHGHLTHADGNGDWVLTIFTALSLIIDVLQFVPSHVAVVFDHDGMNFRHTLYPAYKSNRPPTPDTIVQGLQYLKASLKSMSITVIEVPGVEADDVIGTLAVRSVDNGYKVRVVSPDKDFFQILSPSLRLLRIASRGFEMVSFGMEDFAKKYGTLQPSQFVDVMSLVGDKCDNIPGVDGIGNVHALQLITKFASLENLLQCVHQVEEERIRKALIAGAEQAILSKNLALLRSDLPFYMVPFNTKDLAFIKPEDDGEKFRSLLTAISAYAEGFSADPVIRRAFYLWNKLQNHNHVS, encoded by the exons ATGGTTCATATCTTATTTATGGCCTGCTCTTTCTCTTCGCTGCTTCACTTTCAATCCCTTTGGAGAAGCTTCAAGTTGTTTGGCCCAGGAGCTCACAAGAGGCTCGGGCACCACTTGCGCACTCCCAACAAGCTCACTTGTCTCCATTTTTCTCCTATAACATCCGCAAAG gGACATTGTAATCTAGCCACCAGTGTTCACTCTGCATTACCCGGACTTGTTCATGACAATGGAGATTTGCTGGTTGATTCAGGGAAGCGTGAAGAGAAAATTGTATATAGTAACCCTTCAAATGGTAGAGTAATGCTCATTGACGGCACATCCATCATCTATAGATCATACTACAAGCTTCTCG CCAAGTTACACCATGGCCATCTGACACATGCTGATGGAAATGGAGATTGGGTGCTGACCATATTTACAGCGCTTTCTCTT ATAATTGATGTGCTACAGTTTGTTCCTTCCCATGTGGCG GTGGTGTTTGACCATGATG GCATGAATTTTCGTCATACTTTATACCCCGCATACAAGAGCAATCGCCCCCCTACACCAGATACCATTGTTCAGGGACTTCAGTACTTGAAAGCATCCCTCAAATCTATGTCCATCACGGTGATTGAG GTTCCAGGTGTGGAAGCTGATGATGTGATTGGAACATTGGCTGTTAGGAGTGTTGATAATGGTTACAAG GTACGAGTTGTCTCCCCAGACAAAGACTTTTTTCAGATCCTATCTCCTTCATTGCGTCTTCTACGAATTGCTTCACGTGGCTTTGA GATGGTTTCGTTTGGAATGGAGGACTTTGCTAAAAAATATGGAACCTTGCAACCCTCTCAGTTTGTTGATGTGATGTCACTTGTTGGTGACAAATGTGATAACATTCCAG GGGTTGATGGAATTGGAAACGTTCATGCTCTGCAACTCATCACTAAATTTG CCTCATTGGAGAATTTGTTGCAGTGTGTGCATCAAGTTGAGGAAGAACGAATCAGAAAG GCCTTGATAGCAGGTGCTGAACAGGCTATATTAAGCAAGAACTTG GCACTATTACGTTCTGATCTTCCATTCTACATGGTACCATTCAATACAAAAGATCTGGCATTTATAAAACCCGAG GATGATGGAGAGAAATTCAGGAGTCTCTTGACTGCCATTAGTGCATATGCGGAAGGATTTTCTGCTGATCCAGTCATAAGAAGAGCATTTTACTTATGGAACAAACTACAAAACCATAACCATGTTTCCTAG
- the LOC112200164 gene encoding vacuolar protein sorting-associated protein 20 homolog 2 encodes MGNLFVKKPKITDVDRAILSLKTQRRKLGQYQQQLEAVIEAEKQAARDLIRDKKKERALLALKKKKAQEELLKQVDTWVINVEQQLQDIELSSKQKAVFESLKAGNNAIKAIQSEINLEDVQKLMDDTEEAKVYQDEISAILGEKLSTEDEEEILAEFDNLEAQITVQDLPEAPASVPGHQDEKLDLPDVPTKVPVAPDVVTDDAKDSAKSKVMEEPVLA; translated from the exons ATGGGGAATTTGTTCGTGAAGAAACCCAAGATCACCGATGTCGATCGAGCTATTCTCTCTCTCAAGACCCAGAGACGCAAGCTCGGTCAATACCAACAACAG CTTGAAGCTGTAATTGAAGCAGAAAAGCAGGCTGCAAGGGACTTGATTCGTGataagaaaaaggaaagagCCTTACTAgcattgaagaagaaaaaggcaCAAGAAGAATTATTGAAGCAAGTAGATACCTGGGTTATTAATGTTGAGCAACAA TTGCAAGATATTGAACTATCGAGCAAGCAGAAAGCTGTATTTGAGAGTTTGAAGGCCGGTAATAATGCAATTAAAGCTATACAAAGTGAGATCAACCTTGAGGATGTTCAAAAGCTAATGGATGATACTGAGGAAGCTAAAGTTTACCAAGAT GAAATTAGTGCAATTTTGGGGGAGAAATTATCAACCGAAGATGAAGAGGAAATTTTAGCAGAATTTGACAACTTGGAAGCTCAG ATCACTGTTCAAGACCTTCCTGAAGCTCCTGCTTCGGTGCCAGGTCATCAAGATGAGAAGTTGGACCTTCCCGATGTACCAACCAAAGTACCAGTTGCACCTGATGTGGTCACAGATGATGCAAAAGATTCAGCTAAGAGTAAAG TTATGGAGGAACCGGTGTTGGCTTGA